CGACGGCGCGATCGGGCAGCTGACTCGGATGTTCTGGACCGACCCCGAACCGCACAACTCCTTCGGCTTCTGACGAGGTGGTGCGTGCCGGGTGATGCCTTCGGCTTCAGCGCACTGGGTACTGCTACGTCGCCGACTTCGCCGGGGACAAGTTCTCCTACTGCGCACAAGCCGAGTGAGGGTCTTGATCGGCCCGCACACGCCTGCCACCAATACCGGCTGGGACCCGCCGCGCAGCGGCTGCCGAAAGCGGCGGCGCGCACGCTGATCAGCCTTCTGGTCGGTCGTGAAACTTAGCCCTGCCCGCCGTCGTCGTCCTCGTCATCGGTGTGCGGGTCACGCAGCTGCCGCAGGCCCGGCGCGGCCGGCCGGGTGAAGGCGTAGCGGCCGAGGAAGTTGATGTGGTCGTACTGGAGTGGGGAGAGCCGGGCGAGCAGTTCGTCGGTGACGGGGAAGCCGTCGGCGGCCAGCTGCTTGACGGCGGCGTCGATGTAGAGGCTGTTGAACAGGACCACCGCGTTCAGGGCCAGGCCGAGGGCGCCGAGCTGGTCTTCCATGCCCTCGCGGTAGTGCTGGCGCAGTTCGCCGCGCTGCCCGAAGAAGATCTTCCGGGCGAGGCGGTGGCGGGCCTCGGTGACGTTGAGCTGGGCGCCGATCATGCGCCGGTATCCCTCGTCGGAGACGAACTGGAGAAGGTGCAGGGTTTTGAAGATCCGTCCGTAGTGGGCGAACGCGTCGCCGAGCCCGGTGGGCTTGCCGTCGCGGGAGAGCATGCGGATGAGGTCGTGTCCGCGGATCTCGCCCAGGGTCAGGGAGCCTGCCACGCGGAGCATGTCGCCCCAGTGGGCGCGTATCCGGTCCAGGCGGATGGTGTGGTTGGAGACCGGCTGGAGCGGCCCGTAGTCGGCCGCGGTGTTCGTCCGCCACAGCCGGGCGTCGGAGATGTCGGCGATCCTCGGCGAGAACTGGTAGCCACAGATGGCGAACAGGCCGAAGACGATGTCGGAGTACGACGCGGTGTCGGTGATGACGGTCTCCGGCTTCGGGCCGCCGTCGCGGGCGTGGATGGCGTCCAGGATGAACAGCGAGTCGCGCAGCGTGCCCGGCACGACCACCCCGCCCAGCCCCATCACCTGGTCGTTTACCACGTTCAGCCAGGTGGCGCCCTTGTGCCGCAGCCCGAAATACCGGGGGTTCGAACCCGCGTACAGGGTCTGGACGGGCACGGTGAAGCGGACCCCGTCGGCGGAGGCGACCAGGCCGCCACCCCACGCCCTCACGACGTCGATCTTTGCCTGGGCCTCGATGAACAGGCCGTTCGCCACCGAGATGTTCTCCGCCCGGAAGTAGCCCTGATCGACTTGGACCAGACGGCCCCGGTTGAGCGCCGGGACGTCCGGCTTGATGACCGGGGTGAACCCGACGTTGCACGCTTCCGTCAGCAGGACGGCGCACAAACTGGTGGTGAAGCCTTCCATGTGTGAGTCGGCGCCGGAGATGTGCGTGAACGCGTCCGCCATCCCGGTCAGCTCGGCGACCTCCAGCAGTAGCTCGGGGAAGTCGACCTTCGGCAGCATGCCGTTGACCAGCTGCCGGAACGGCGGCATGAGCTTGGGCTCCTCCGCCTTGCCGAGCTTGCCCAGCTTCAGCTTCCCGCCCACGACCTCCAGCGCCGTGTTGCCCGGAAGCCCGGCAGCGACTTGTACGTACGCGGCGTGCAGGGCGGAGGCGAGTTCGGCGAGGTGTCCGGCCGATTCGCTCTCCAGGCCGAGCGCGGTGAGCACCTTGGGCTCGGCGGCTGTCCACTTCTCCCCGGCCAGCAGCTTGGCGCGGGGGTCGCCCCAGCGGTCGCCATCCTTGGCGAACACGTCCCGCCGGCGCAGTGAGCGGTGCAGGTGCTCCAGGACGCAGAACGAGTACGCGGCCTTGTCAACCAGGCCGTGCGGCAGGTTGGGGTTGGCGAACACCAGCCGCCGCCACGAGCCCGTCACCAGATCGGCGGCAACCTCTTCGGCGCCGACCTTCTTACGGCCGATCAGCTCCGGGAGCCGCTTGAGGGCCTGAACGACGGGCGCGCCGGCTTCCACGGCACCGAAGTCGATGACCTCAACCAGCAGGCGGATGAAGCCACGCACCGTGCCGTAGCGGGCGACCAGCTCGGCCCGCCATTCCGCGTCGTCGTCCCCGTCGCTGTCCGGGACCACCGAGGCGATCGTGGCGAGCGCCTCGGCCAGCTGCTCGCGCGGCACGACCTGCTCGATTGCGGACCACGCGTCGACCACGGAGACGAGCTCGCCGGTGTCGGTTGCGGGCGGCGTTGTCATCAGCACGTCGACTGCTGCGGCGACCTTCTTCGCGGCCTTGCGCAACTGGGGCAGGGCCTTGAGCTTGGCGTCGTTGCCCATCCGCTCGGCCTTCGCCAGCAGCTTGGTGGCCATCAGTGCGTGCAGCAGATCGAGCGCGTCATCCACCGTCGCGGTCTCCAGGTGCCGCACGGTCGCCAGCAGCGTCGCGGTCTGCCGCGTGACCTCCAGCCGCTTCAGTGTCGGTGCCTTCGAGGTCAGCCCGTACCGGGCCAGCCCGGTCATCCGCGCGGCCGGAACCCGTCCGGCATCCACCGCGCCGGCCCCCAGGCCCCGCACCTCGCGGGCGCGGTCCAGGGCCAGTTCCATAGCCTTGCCCGACACCCGCATCGGGCCCAGCCGCAGCCGCTCCAGCTCCGACACCCGCTTCTTCTCCGGCACCTCCAGCAGCCGGACCATCTCGGTCCGCAGCTCGTGCGGCACCACCTCGTACAGCGCGGCGTGCAGCCGGTCGTTCTCCTCCTGGCGGAGCGCGGCCACCATCCGGGCCAGCGACGTCACACCCGGCAGCAGCACCCGGTTGTTCACCAGCCACACCACCGCCCGGTCGAACAGGGCCCGCGGCCCCTCCAGTGACGACCACACCCGCGCCGCCAGAAACTCCCGCAGCTCCGCCTCCCCAGCCGCGAAGTCCCGGTAGCCGTAGGTGTCGCGGATCTCCCACGCGTGTTCGTAGACCGTCTGCGCGCGCGTCCCGTACTCGGCGAAATGCTCGTCGTCCAGACCGAGCTGCTCGGCGACGAACCGCACCACGGAGGCCGGTACCGCCGTGGGGTCCTCGGTCAGGAAAGTGCCGAGCATCCGCACCGTGCCCCACTGCACCGCCCACCCCAACCTCGTAGCCGAACGGCGCTTCGCCCGAGTGAGCTCCAGGGCCCTGGTGTCCAGGCGGAAGAACTGTTCCAGCTCCCCGGGTGAGGGTTCCGTGGCGAACCGGCCGTAGCGGGCCTCTTGCTCAGCAGACAGGTATTCAACAGGCATGGCCAGGAACGTAGAGCCCGCTGACCAGGCAAAACGGGCACGTCACCGAACCGGAATCAAGATCGCTCCGCTACCGCTAATTTCCGTTCGGATACTCCCCGAGGGCCAATGCCCACGGCAATTCCTTCTTGAACGACCTCGGGGGTGCACCGGCCAGGTCTCCGCGCTCAGACGGCCGGGGACGGGCGGCGTCGTGTACGGCGCGATGGCCGTCCAGGCCATGTCGGCGGTGCTCCCGGGAAGTCCCGCGATGGTGGAGTACTCGCCCGCGCCTGGTGGCCCCGTTGACGTCGAAGTCGACCTTCGCTCCGCGGCGTCATACAGGTCAACAGACCGGCTTGGAAATCATCGCGGTGATGTAGAGCAGCCTCGGGATCCGGCCGGAGATTTGGGTCGTGCGTGCACGAACCGAAAGGAATACACGCGGGAATTTTCACTCCTGCGCTGATGTCGGTCATGATGTCCACGCTCCCATGATCCCCGCGGTGCCGACGGCGCGGCGTTCTCGCAGCCCTGGGTCCGGCCATGAACCACTCGACTTCAGATGTCTGAGGAAAGAACGGTGAGCTCCCCCATGCACCGGGTGGCGATTCTCGTCTACGACGGGGTCAAACTGCTGGACGTCTCCGGTCCCGCCGAGGTGTTCGCCGAGGCCAATCGGCTCGGCGCCGACTACCGGATCGCCCTGCTGTCGGTGACCGGCACCGACGTCACCTCGTCGGTCGGCATCAGGATCGCTGTCGACGGCAGCCCTGACTCGGAGCCCGCGCCGGACACGTTCCTGGTGCCGGGCGGGGACATCTATCCGAGGACTCCCCTCACCCGCGCGCTGGTCGAGGCCACGAGGGCGTTGGTGGTCCGCGCGGACCGGGTCGCGTCCATCTGCTCCGGAGCGTTCGTGCTGGCCGCCACCGGCCATCTGGACGGCAAGCGCGCCACCACCCACTGGAAGATCGCGGGCGAGCTCGCGAAGCGGTACCCGAAGGCCCGCGTCGAGCCCGACGCCATCTACGTGCGCGACGGCGCCACGTACACGTCGGCGGGGGTCACCGCCGGCATCGACCTGGCGCTGGCTCTCGTCGAGGAGGATCACGGCGCCGACATGAGCCGGGACGCCGCCCGCTCCTTGGTGGTCTACCTGCAGCGCGCGGGCGGCCAGTCGCAGTTCTCCGCCCCGCTCCAGGGCCCGCCGCCGCGGACTCCCGCCCTGCGCAGAGTCGTCGACCTGGTGACGGCTGATCCCGCGGGCCATCACTCCCTCGGTGAGCTGGCCCGCCATCTCAACCTCAGCCCGCGGCACCTCACGCGGCTCTTCCAGGAGGAGCTGTCCACCACGCCGGCCCGGTTCGTCGAGTCGATCCGGTTCGACATCGCCAAGGCCCTCCTGGACCAAGGGCACACCGCGACACAGGCAGCGTCCCTGGCCGGATTCCCGAACTACGAGAGCCTCCGACGTGTCTTCGCGCGAGAGCTGTCCATCAGCCCCGCCGCCTACCGGCGCCGCTTCGGTACCGCCCGCCGCGCCCAAGCGGAGGGGTGACGCGGGCACCGACGTCGGCGGAAGCAGCGGCGCGTGAGGGCGAGATCGGCCAATGTGGTTGACGATTGAACAAGATGGTTTAGGATTCATTCATCGCGCCGGTGATCGCCGCCGTGTCGCACAGAGCCGTCACCACGGGCCCTGCGCACCACCTTGACGTGCCGCCGTGACGCATCTGCACGCAATCCCAGAATCGGAGACGACTTCGATGACCACCCCAGTCCGCCTCGCCGTCATCTACTACTCCTCCACCGGCTTCTCCGCCGAGATCGCCAAGGAGATCGCGGAGACCGCCGAGAAGGCGGGCGCCGAGGTGCGCCTGCTGAAGGCCGCCGAGCTGGCGCCCGAGGCCGCCGTCGCCTCCAACGAGGCCTGGGCCGCCCACGCCGCGGCGAGCGCGGGCATTCCCGAGGCCACGCCCGCCGACGTCGAATGGGCGGACGCGATCATCTTCGGCACCCCCACCCGCTTCGGAAACATCTCCTCCCAGCTGAAGCAGTTCATCGACACCCTGGGCGGCCTGTGGTTCCAGGGCAAGCTGGCCAACAAGGTCTACAGCGGCTTCGTGACGACCGCCACCGCGCACGGCGGCCAGGAGTCCACG
This region of Streptomyces chromofuscus genomic DNA includes:
- a CDS encoding Tn3 family transposase; the encoded protein is MPVEYLSAEQEARYGRFATEPSPGELEQFFRLDTRALELTRAKRRSATRLGWAVQWGTVRMLGTFLTEDPTAVPASVVRFVAEQLGLDDEHFAEYGTRAQTVYEHAWEIRDTYGYRDFAAGEAELREFLAARVWSSLEGPRALFDRAVVWLVNNRVLLPGVTSLARMVAALRQEENDRLHAALYEVVPHELRTEMVRLLEVPEKKRVSELERLRLGPMRVSGKAMELALDRAREVRGLGAGAVDAGRVPAARMTGLARYGLTSKAPTLKRLEVTRQTATLLATVRHLETATVDDALDLLHALMATKLLAKAERMGNDAKLKALPQLRKAAKKVAAAVDVLMTTPPATDTGELVSVVDAWSAIEQVVPREQLAEALATIASVVPDSDGDDDAEWRAELVARYGTVRGFIRLLVEVIDFGAVEAGAPVVQALKRLPELIGRKKVGAEEVAADLVTGSWRRLVFANPNLPHGLVDKAAYSFCVLEHLHRSLRRRDVFAKDGDRWGDPRAKLLAGEKWTAAEPKVLTALGLESESAGHLAELASALHAAYVQVAAGLPGNTALEVVGGKLKLGKLGKAEEPKLMPPFRQLVNGMLPKVDFPELLLEVAELTGMADAFTHISGADSHMEGFTTSLCAVLLTEACNVGFTPVIKPDVPALNRGRLVQVDQGYFRAENISVANGLFIEAQAKIDVVRAWGGGLVASADGVRFTVPVQTLYAGSNPRYFGLRHKGATWLNVVNDQVMGLGGVVVPGTLRDSLFILDAIHARDGGPKPETVITDTASYSDIVFGLFAICGYQFSPRIADISDARLWRTNTAADYGPLQPVSNHTIRLDRIRAHWGDMLRVAGSLTLGEIRGHDLIRMLSRDGKPTGLGDAFAHYGRIFKTLHLLQFVSDEGYRRMIGAQLNVTEARHRLARKIFFGQRGELRQHYREGMEDQLGALGLALNAVVLFNSLYIDAAVKQLAADGFPVTDELLARLSPLQYDHINFLGRYAFTRPAAPGLRQLRDPHTDDEDDDGGQG
- a CDS encoding GlxA family transcriptional regulator; its protein translation is MSSPMHRVAILVYDGVKLLDVSGPAEVFAEANRLGADYRIALLSVTGTDVTSSVGIRIAVDGSPDSEPAPDTFLVPGGDIYPRTPLTRALVEATRALVVRADRVASICSGAFVLAATGHLDGKRATTHWKIAGELAKRYPKARVEPDAIYVRDGATYTSAGVTAGIDLALALVEEDHGADMSRDAARSLVVYLQRAGGQSQFSAPLQGPPPRTPALRRVVDLVTADPAGHHSLGELARHLNLSPRHLTRLFQEELSTTPARFVESIRFDIAKALLDQGHTATQAASLAGFPNYESLRRVFARELSISPAAYRRRFGTARRAQAEG
- the wrbA gene encoding NAD(P)H:quinone oxidoreductase, which gives rise to MTTPVRLAVIYYSSTGFSAEIAKEIAETAEKAGAEVRLLKAAELAPEAAVASNEAWAAHAAASAGIPEATPADVEWADAIIFGTPTRFGNISSQLKQFIDTLGGLWFQGKLANKVYSGFVTTATAHGGQESTLLALYNSIHHFGGIVVAPGYTDPVKFVDGNPYGTSHVDAQGANPVGEETRNAARHQAERVIQVAAALKAGLA